From Catharus ustulatus isolate bCatUst1 chromosome 17, bCatUst1.pri.v2, whole genome shotgun sequence, the proteins below share one genomic window:
- the SNTA1 gene encoding alpha-1-syntrophin — MAAGRRAPRTGLLELRGPSGQWLRVLLTLAEDVLGVSPADGPGPGPEAPAAQLNGGEPGSAAPEALANIRRTVRVVKQDVGGLGISIKGGRENKMPILISKIFKGLAADQTEALYVGDAILAVNGTDLSEATHDEAVQALKKTGKEVILEVKYMKEISPYFKNSSAGATVSWDPSPAAQQKRSSPLLPSRELRESRSVPLKMCYVSRKCLPTDPEHRYLEVCSADGRVALFLRAKDEATAQSWLGAIQANAAALLPRVKEELRAQLAGAGTVAGRDVKHVGWLTEQLPSAGTRNLLAVLTEKELLLYGSLPQSRDALSKPTHSYPLIATRLVHSGPAKGSALYEAERSFALRAGGRLGVQTHLFSLESPRELALWTRLLVDGTHGAAELAQEVSAACTWKGQDCTLTVHIDKGFTISTSEPGLSRTILLQQPFEKLQMSSDDGTKMLYLDFGGPEGEIQLDLHSCPKTIVFIIHSFLSAKVTRLGLLA; from the exons ATGGCGGCGGGCAGGCGCGCTCCGCGCACcgggctgctggagctgcgcGGCCCCAGCGGGCAGTGGCTCCGCGTCCTGCTCACCCTGGCCGAGGACGTGCTGGGGGTCAGCCCGGCAGAcggccccgggcccggccccgagGCCCCGGCAGCACAGCTGAACGGCGGCGAGCCGGGCTCCGCCGCGCCCGAGGCGCTCGCCAACATCAGGCGCACCGTGCGCGTCGTCAAGCAGGATGTGGGGGGGCTCGGCATCAGCATCAAAG GTGGCCGAGAGAATAAAATGCCCATCTTGATCTCCAAGATCTTTAAAGGGCTGGCAGCGGATCAGACCGAGGCGCTGTACGTGGGGGATGCCATCCTCGCTGTCAACGGCACCGACCTGTCCGAGGCCACGCACGACGAGGCCGTGCAGGCCTTGAAGAAGACGGGCAAGGAAGTGATCTTAGAAG TGAAGTACATGAAGGAGATCTCACCCTACTTCAAGAACTCCTCGGCGGGGGCGACAGTCAGCTGGgacccctctcctgctgcccagcagaaGCGATCATCCCCGCTGCTGCCCTCTCGGGAGCTCCGGGAGAGCCGGAGTGTCCCTCTGAAGATGTGCTACGTGTCCCGCAAGTGCCTCCCCACTGACCCGGAGCACAG GTACCTGGAGGTGTGCTCGGCGGACGGGCGCGTTGCCCTCTTCCTGCGGGCGAAGGACGAGGCCACGGCTCAGTCGTGGCTCGGCGCCATCCAGGCCAACGCGGCCGCGCTGCTGCCGCGGGTGAAGGAGGAGCTGCGGGCACAGCTGGCGGGGGCTGGCACGGTGGCCGGACGGGACGTCAAGCACGTGGGCTGGCTGACCGAGCAG CTCCCCAGCGCCGGCACCAGGAACCTCCTGGCCGTGCTGAcggagaaggagctgctgctgtacGGGAGCCTCCCACAGAGCCGGGATGCCCTGAGCAAGCCCACGCACAGCTATCCCCTCATCGCCACCAG GCTGGTGCACTCGGGGCCGGCCAAGGGCTCGGCGCTGTACGAGGCCGAGCGCTCCTTCGCGCTGCGCGCCGGCGGCCGCTTGGGCGTGCAGACCCAtctcttcagcctggagagcccCCGAGAGCTCGCCCTGTGGACGCGCCTGCTGGTGGACGGCACCCACGGCGCCGCCGAGCTGGCCCAGGAGGTCTCGGCAG cctgcacGTGGAAGGGACAGGACTGCACCCTGACTGTCCACATCGACAAGGGCTTCACCATCTCCACCAGCGAGCCCGGGCTCAGCAGGACCATCCTGCTTCAGCAGCCCTTCGAAAAGCTGCAGATGTCCTCGGATGACGGCACCAAGATGCTCTACCTGGATTTTGGTGGACCGGAGGGAGAGATC CAATTGGACCTTCACTCCTGTCCCAAGACCATCGTCTTCATCATCCACTCCTTCCTGTCGGCCAAGGTGACccggctggggctgctggcatga